The following proteins are encoded in a genomic region of Pectinophora gossypiella chromosome 6, ilPecGoss1.1, whole genome shotgun sequence:
- the LOC126367472 gene encoding UDP-glucosyltransferase 2-like isoform X4, giving the protein MGKLLWYVLAIFALPCLSEGAKILLVFPFPSRSHNILGEGFNRILLKAGHEVTYITPFPKKDAPSNLHYVDVSGNLDSFPAHLSNLKSVIDKEISPNNIKEFFLFLTNLSKITFENVNVQKLINDPNQKFDLVIVEWMFSEIYAGLAAIYDCPYIWFSSVEPHWIVLSLIDEALNPAYNPDCISSNIPPFNFLQRVEELGKQVVMSFLRNVYLLPYERNDYSTIFGPIMARKGQHLPSFDDMRFNASLMFGNSHVSFGKATRLPQNFIPIGGYHIDPDVKPLPQDLKKLMDDANNGVVYFSMGSNLKSKDLPEKIKRSLLTMFGGLKYTVIWKFEEQLNDVPKNVHILQWAPQPSILAHPNCKVFVTHGGLLSTTEAIHFGMPTIGIPVLADQNTNVELSVKRGYALKVGLDYEMADNLKVAIEEIVSNPKYKEKVMQLNFVYHDRPVPPETEVAHWVNHVIRTNGAPHLRSAALMVSWYQKMYLDLLALVFFVIYVFVKICKKVCCSRKQVEKVTKKVGKGKKNK; this is encoded by the exons GTAACATACATAACACCGTTCCCAAAGAAAGATGCTCCCTCCAATCTACATTATGTGGATGTCAGCGGTAATTTAGACAGTTTCCCAG CACACTTATCCAATTTGAAGTCTGTAATTGACAAGGAAATAAGTCCCAACAACATTAAAGAGTTCTTCTTGTTTCTGACAAACCTATCCAAAATAACGTTTGAAAACGTTAACGTTCAGAAACTGATTAACGATCCTAACCAGAAGTTTGATCTGGTCATCGTAGAATGGATGTTCAGCGAAATATATGCTGG TCTAGCAGCAATCTACGACTGTCCCTACATCTGGTTCTCATCAGTAGAACCTCACTGGATAGTGCTCAGTCTGATCGACGAGGCCCTCAACCCAGCCTACAACCCTGACTGCATCTCCTCAAACATTCCTCCCTTCAACTTCCTCCAAAGAGTGGAAGAATTAGGGAAGCAAGTGGTTATGTCCTTCTTGAGGAATGT CTATCTACTGCCATACGAAAGAAACGACTACAGCACCATATTTGGGCCAATAATGGCGAGGAAAGGCCAACATTTGCCGTCATTTGACGACATGAGATTCAACGCTTCCCTCATGTTTGGCAACTCCCACGTGTCATTCGGTAAAGCGACCAGACTGCCACAGAACTTCATCCCCATTGGGGGATATCACATCGACCCTGACGTAAAACCTTTGCCACAG gacTTGAAGAAACTTATGGATGACGCAAATAACGGTGTCGTCTACTTCAGCATGGGATCTAACCTGAAAAGCAAGGACCTGCCTGAAAAGATAAAGAGGAGTCTTCTTACTATGTTTGGCGGATTAAAATACACTGTGATTTGGAAGTTTGAAGAGCAATTGAATGACGTACCAAAGAATGTTCATATTCTACAGTGGGCTCCGCAGCCCAGCATTTTGG CCCATCCAAACTGCAAGGTCTTCGTAACCCACGGCGGTCTTCTCTCGACCACGGAGGCGATACATTTTGGTATGCCCACCATTGGGATCCCAGTTCTAGCAGACCAGAACACCAATGTCGAGTTGTCTGTGAAGAGAGGCTATGCTTTAAAAGTGGGTCTGGACTACGAAATGGCTGATAACCTCAAAGTCGCCATTGAGGAAATTGTCAGTAATCCCAA gtacaaaGAAAAAGTGATGCAGTTGAACTTCGTGTACCACGACCGACCTGTGCCCCCAGAGACAGAGGTCGCCCACTGGGTGAACCACGTCATACGCACCAATGGTGCGCCACATCTGCGCTCTGCTGCACTCATGGTGTCCTGGTACCAGAAAATGTACCTCGATCTCCTTGCCCTAGTTTTCTTCGTAATTTATGTGTTTGTGAAAATATGTAAAAAGGTTTGCTGCTCAAGAAAGCAAGTGGAAAAAGTGACCAAGAAAGTGGGTAAAGGAAAAAAGAATAAGTAA